In Labrus mixtus chromosome 22, fLabMix1.1, whole genome shotgun sequence, the genomic window aaatccaacatgtcagaatcaaggggaaaaaaatcacaggtCAGGAAAAGGTGAGTCCCTGAATCTGAATGTTCCACTTTCTATAACTTTgactgtttcattttaaatctggCCGACAGATCGAAGCCGAGCAGGACGACATTTATCTGAGAACACGATACCTGAACGACTGTGGTAACAGATTCAGAAGATCAAAGAAGCGTCAGAAGAAAACCTGCAGGTGGAGATAGACACCACACACCAGACCTTGCCAGAGTTTGGTGACAGAAAgcttaaagacagaaaagactAAAAGAGGGACTAAAGAAAAAAGACCTGTGGCAGACGGGAACCAGATACACAAGACCGGACCTCTGAGCCGGGGCAACGAGACGCTCCTTCTATCCGACTTATAGACGAACTCCTGAACACGGTCTTAATTATACAATTACTTGTTCAACATGTAAATActtttatgtatttgtgtaaTTAAGACggtgctgtctctctctctgtgataaaaatatgactaaaaatctgcagcttgtttttagttttgttcaATTTTGTCCTAAAGCTGAGCTCCAGACATCACAAactatcataaaaataaaagaataactGTGTTGTTTTCTAACCAAATGCTTCAAATCCATCATTTCTTACTATTTTTTATATAGAATCCAATAATGATGTTTAGATACCTACGTCCCGCTTATAAAGCCTCTTTCAGAATAAAGGCATTTCTCAAACGTGATGTCATGACATTAttcttgtacctattattgaaatcttacttacattcctattctatttgattaatatctttatttctatatttctactgctgtaTTGTaaattttggagaaactgtaacgatcgaatttccctctgggattaataaagtatttctgattctgatgaactCAATAGAAgctgttttgtttgtcagtgaCATCacgtttgacctttgacccacCTCCAGCGCCGCCTTCTGGACCGTGACCTGGCTGAAAACTCGAGCTCCGTCGTCGGGACAGACCGTCCTCAGCTCCTCTTTGTTGAGAGAAAACAGCTGAGCTCCGGTCAGGACGCCGAGGCTGGTGATGGTGCTGaagacaaaacatgttttttttattttacttctaTTGGGCGAATATTTTgcgctttttttccccccgacGTTCAACAACTCAAACTCACACTGGACTGAAGCCTTTGGCCTCTAGCCACGCCTTCACGTGCTCAGGGGAGGACTCGTAGGTGATGCTGACGGGCGGCATGCTGCCGCTGCGAGAAGGAACCGGAAACTTCTTCTGAGCGCTGCGACCCAACGTCAGCCTGTGCATGAGCTCGTCCTGAACCTCCTCCATGTTGGATTTCCTGCCTGCAGGGGGCGATAAGGAGCAAACTGTAAATCACAATGTGAAAAAGCTTTCAGAAAATTCAGTTTATATTCTCGAGTGGATGCTCAATAACTCAAATTAACGGATATGCTCTAAAAGCATGTGTTTTATCCACTCAGACAGATTTACTGACTTCTGATGAAAGCTTGCTTCAGGGTTCAGGGGTTAGTTCTCTCAGGATTGTTTTGGGACTCACGGTTGGAGTTTGCAGGTCTCTGGTTGTTGTTCTCTCTCATGGCGACGCTGCCGTTGTCGCTGGACGTGTTGCTGTTCTGTCGGCTGACCGTGCTGCTGCTGGCCACCATCTTCGGGGGCTCGACGGCCGGAGGAGGCAGTGGCGGCGTGGGGAGCCTGGCGGGGGCCGGGGCCGGGGGAGGCGGCGTAGGGGCCGGAGGCATCGGAGTCACAACCGGTTTACTCGGGACGAGGTCGGTCCTGGACGTCTGCTTCTGACAGAGGACAGTTTGATTTAacagatttgatttgtttggtgatctgcacagagacacagtaTGAtggtattttatattttgtgtttttacctcGTTCAACTCTCCCAGTAATTgctgacaaaatgaaacaaatgaaaacataaaacatggcgGTGATGAGACgttgaattaaaatgtttaacacaGCACCGCAACCTCACTGCAGGGAAATCTACAAACACACCGACGCTTCTGTGAAAGTGTAGTGAGGAACTGTAAATAAACTACAAACATAGCTTATCCTCTAGAAAACTATTTAAAGGAACAGTCTGATGTTGAGCCAAAACAAtccagggttagggttagggtagaaAAAATTAAgtactttattttgaagcagtTAGCATCCGTtgacaaataaagacatcaaaataataaaaaatgtgagactgttcctttaaaaaaaaaaaaaaacacagcaaatcACACGggagtctgaaaaaaaaaactacagcagAAAGTTCTGGAAACTAAAAACAGTCTCAGCGTACCTTAAACAACTCAAACTCTTTCTTTGGCATCAtgagcttcaaaataaaagcatgaatgaaGATGAGACATCAGGAGGTGATTTATGATGAAAGACGCTCAGGAGCAGCCGCTCAGGTGTGTTACCTGGATGGAttctgtgttacctgtatggTGTGGCTGTATATCGGCTCTCCTCTGCCGGTGATGTCGACGGCTTTGGTGATCTCCAGGATGTTGTTTGGCACGTAGCCTGACGCCCCGCAGCCGTTACGAACCTTCCACCACTGCTTCCTGTCGTCCACAACCTGCCAGACAAGGTTCAGGGTTTAGAACAAACTTCAGTCTCAAGTTAAGAATGTAATGTTATGTCTTTCACATTTATTCCTGACTGAAtacaaacatttggaaaatattttatttaactcttTCATGTTCATCAAAATCTTCAAAGTTTACCTCGACGACCTCGTCTTTGATCACAGACAGCTCCGTGTTGTTTCTCGCCACAAAGTCGTATTTCGATTTGGCAAACAGAGTTTGTTGGCTTCGACTGTCGGCGTCAAACCTCCTGAAATAAAATCAAGGATCAGAACATCAGAGTCAATCACAcacgagaacacacacacacacacacacacacacgcacacgcacacgcacacacgcacgcacgcacgatTCTCATCCATTAACTGAGAAAGCGGACTATGGCGGTTTGGGAGCCGTTTGAAGCCGTGGAGAAGTGTCCCAACTTTAGATCGAAAATCAAGAGCGATAAATAGAAATTAAAGACTTTGAATCCAAGAAATTAGATCAGATTttagaagtgaaaaaaaaagaccaacgAAGAAGAGAGAAGTTCAGCCCGCGTCAGGAGAGATAAAAGAACCAGATTCAGAAAAAGAAACCGTTTGAAGTTAAACCAGGTAAAAGAGGAGGAACGACATGTGACTTATCCATCAATTAAATCATCTATaacctgaataaataaatacaacttaaatTCATTATTTACTCATCGAGAAAATTATGCTCCCAATATgcaggtctgctcgtggtacctacagtctctaaatgtactatgggaggtagagccttcagttatcaggcctgctcgtggtagtctctaaatgtactatgggaggtagagccttcagttatcaggcctgctcgtggtacctacagtctctaaatgtactatgggaggtagagccttcagttatcaggcctgctcgtggtacagtctctaaatgtactatgggaggtagagccttcagttatcaggcctgctcgtggtacctacagtctctaaatgtactatgggaggtaaagccttcagttatcaggcctgctcgtggtaactacagtctctaaatgtactatgggaggtagagccttcagttatcaggcctgctcgtggtacctacagtctctaaatgtactatgggaggtagagccttcagttatcaggcctgctcgtggtacctacggtctctaaatgtactatgggaggtagagccttcagttatcaggcctgctcgtggtacagtctctaaatgtactatgggaggtagagccttcagttatcagacctgctcgtggtacctacagtctctaaatgtactatgggaggtagagccttcagttatcagacctgctcgtggtacctacagtctctaaatgtactatgggaggtagagccttcagttatcaggcctgctcgtggtacctacagtctctaaatgtactatgggaggtagagccttcagttatcagacctgctcgtggtacagtctctaaatgtactatgggaggtagagccttcagttatcaggcctgctcgtggtacctacagtctctaaatgtactatgggaggtagagccttcagttatcaggctcctcccCTTTGGGATCATCGACCAGTcagggtccaggaggcagacacccTCTGTACTTTGAAGAATAGACTTTTGATAATGTTGTAGTTAGAGCTGGAGCAAGCTTGGACCAGCTCCTAgctatgctgctataggcttagactgacgggggaactggcaccttgagctcctctctctcttcatgaaCTATGTAAGCACATTGTTTCTAGGAGCTCCTGACCTCTCTGTCTAGGTTCCTCTGGATCCTTGGTGGGGACGGCCGGCTGCTAGGACTCATTCCttctttattactttatttatttatcaacatTTGATGCATTTATTGATGAATATGTCACATTTGAGGTGATTGGTTGGTAAAGTTCAGGTGTGGGATCATTTCTCCAGGGCGTCATGTGACCTCAGGTTTACCCGTCTACGTGGCGGCTGATGGCGTGTTTAAAAGCAGCCACGGCGGCGTCCTGATCCAGCATCTGTAAGCGTTTGTAGGAGGAGTTAAAGGCATACCCGTCTGCAGGAGGGAAGGTCTGCACGACGGTCTGCTGCACggagacaaagacacagagtcAGACCTTACagacatgttgatgtttttatgaataatgAGGACGTGTGTGTGACGGTTCAGATCAGACCTCCTGGTTCAGTCGGGCCCTTAGCTCCTCGTGTCTCATGATCTCGGCGTTGGCGAGACTCTCCGCAAGCTGGTTCAGCTCCTCTCTGGACGGAGCCACTGCCACCATCGCCGGCAGCACCGGAGGCTCCCAGCCATCCCGAAACCTCAGCACACAGGGGGGGAAGTAGTGATCCTTCGGCCACTCCAACCTGCAGAGATTAATGTATGAAGTgtagcagccagtatgtcccccttctaactttagattctggtcctgaatgctctggatttgtttggaccagagaaggtaggtgcttttaaggcgacccaccacacggccgttttggacgcccctcggtttgtcagatatgagagcagttatcaggtcaacaggtgttgcagtgatggaagcgggcaagagaagtggttcagatagaagtgattgtacccgacctaaaaagcctctgcatgtttctaataagctccacgagcagaaacgtgctcaaactaggatcaatattggagatgctttttgaaaaatggagagaggttagaacacagaaaggtttacagacccatgcagagctggataaacactgaagcttcagagtccaccacatggtgacctgcgcaCAGTGAAATGCAAACTTGTATCTGGTAAATATTTGTGGTAGAATCAGCAGATTCTCTGCAGCACATGActttatgttgtttatgttaTGCTATCTCACCTGCACTTGGTCCAGCCGTCTCCCAGGGCGACCCACAGGTGTCTCTCCTCTGCCGTCCCCGAGCCGTGCAAGAAGTCGATGGCCTCCCGGGTGAGCAGAGGGACCACGATGCTCCGAGCTAGATCCACGCTGCCGGACGTCTGCACCACCTGCAGGCAGCGACAGGGAGGAAAAGGTGAGGGGGTCGGACTGCAGCACACTCTGAGGAGGTAATATTTCTGAATCAGAATAGTTCTCAGACTGACCATCTTCAGAGGagtgaacaggaagtgaagcagATCGTCGGCGCTCGGGTTCTGGATGTGATCTTTCAGTTTCCCCTGCAGGTTGTAGAAAGTTGATAtgaagtttaaatgtgtttaaattgaATGTTTATTCATGTCATCAGGGGCTGGAGACGACGAGGCGGCTCGTACCAGCTGGTTGAAGGCGTGTTTGAACTTCTGCAGACAGTGGACAAACTCGTCCTCACCGGGAGGCTGCGAGCGCAGAGTCAGGACGCCCTCTggtggacaaacatcagaaaaacatCCTCAGACTGCAATGAAACCTCTTTTCTatttcatctcatttaaagacGGTCTGACACTTTTCTCTATTGCTGTTGCAGCAAAGgaccgaggtcagattcaaggactacagcctctgtacatggagtgtGCAACCtaaaccactaggccatctgcccCGTTATATGTTTGATATGTTGTTAAGTTGAGAATTgagaaaaattaaattaaagtccAGGAAGCAAACGGTCAGCAGGTGTCACACACAGGTGTCGGGTGTCTCACCTCCCGGTCCTCTCTTCTTCCCCTTCTTGGTCTTCTTCCTCTTGGCGAGCTCCGTAAACGCCTCGGCGGCTTTCTGAAGTTTGGTGACGAAGAACTCGATGTCGTCCAGGAGGTGGTTCAGGATTTGCTGCCAAATCAAAGTCAGATATCGAGcatgtttaaagtttttttattggtttgtGTATCGTCTTAAATGATTCTGAATGGATCAACTTGACTTTGATGATTAAACGTGAACAAACAGATCAGAGGTCAGTTTTTTCCCACGGTGCTCACATCTGAACGTCTTCGTTATGTAACAGGATTTTCCCTGAAAGCTCTCTCCGTCTCTGATTACATCCAAATAGAATTCTTCAATCAGCTTACGTCTCGTTTCTATTGTCCCGTGAACTGGAGTGACCTCAGATTTAAACTCCACTAGCTGCTCTCAGATCAGTTCTAAAACACGAGAGGAtcagacttgtttgtttgtttgtgactgAACTCACCACGTCTCGGTCCACTCGGGCCGCCGTCATCTCCACCGGACCGTCCTCCAAACACACCTGTCTCTGCTTCTCATctgcagacacaacacacagaacGATAACAgaatctgtgatgtcacaatgtttaaaaggtggagtcagtagctttttcctaaatCACGAAATATAAACTTCTCCTAAAGcaaagctgctccattgtccct contains:
- the eps8a gene encoding epidermal growth factor receptor kinase substrate 8a isoform X2; amino-acid sequence: MNGYEPPALASGIFSSSSSQINGHGSQSPEPSNNKAKSSAKALYEQRKHFTKTSINSLTDTSQYHVEHLTTFVLDRKDGMITVDDGIRRLRLLDAKGKVWTQEMLLQVEEKTVSLIDLETKNELENYPIGMIQHCQAVMNACSFDSILALVCKDSGQTKPDLHLFQCDDIKAILIHADIESAMIDAKGGKVKKRPEALKMILKSDGIIPPPPAAPAPEPPVTSNQLDVKSRAAAWSAWTNEQQDYEKQRQVCLEDGPVEMTAARVDRDVQILNHLLDDIEFFVTKLQKAAEAFTELAKRKKTKKGKKRGPGEGVLTLRSQPPGEDEFVHCLQKFKHAFNQLGKLKDHIQNPSADDLLHFLFTPLKMVVQTSGSVDLARSIVVPLLTREAIDFLHGSGTAEERHLWVALGDGWTKCRLEWPKDHYFPPCVLRFRDGWEPPVLPAMVAVAPSREELNQLAESLANAEIMRHEELRARLNQETVVQTFPPADGYAFNSSYKRLQMLDQDAAVAAFKHAISRHVDGRFDADSRSQQTLFAKSKYDFVARNNTELSVIKDEVVEVVDDRKQWWKVRNGCGASGYVPNNILEITKAVDITGRGEPIYSHTIQLMMPKKEFELFKQLLGELNEKQTSRTDLVPSKPVVTPMPPAPTPPPPAPAPARLPTPPLPPPAVEPPKMVASSSTVSRQNSNTSSDNGSVAMRENNNQRPANSNRRKSNMEEVQDELMHRLTLGRSAQKKFPVPSRSGSMPPVSITYESSPEHVKAWLEAKGFSPVTITSLGVLTGAQLFSLNKEELRTVCPDDGARVFSQVTVQKAALERSSGSELQEIMRRRQEKLAASTVDSGVESFDEGSTH
- the eps8a gene encoding epidermal growth factor receptor kinase substrate 8a isoform X6 — translated: MNGYEPPALASGIFSSSSSQINGHGSQSPEPSNNKAKSSAKALYEQRKHFTKTSINSLTDTSQYHVEHLTTFVLDRKDGMITVDDGIRRLRLLDAKGKVWTQEMLLQVEEKTVSLIDLETKNELENYPIGMIQHCQAVMNACSFDSILALVCKDSGQTKPDLHLFQCDDIKAILIHADIESAMIDAKGGKVKKRPEALKMILKSDGIIPPPPAAPAPEPPVTSNQLDVKSRAAAWSAWTNEQQDYEKQRQVCLEDGPVEMTAARVDRDVQILNHLLDDIEFFVTKLQKAAEAFTELAKRKKTKKGKKRGPGEGVLTLRSQPPGEDEFVHCLQKFKHAFNQLGKLKDHIQNPSADDLLHFLFTPLKMVVQTSGSVDLARSIVVPLLTREAIDFLHGSGTAEERHLWVALGDGWTKCRLEWPKDHYFPPCVLRFRDGWEPPVLPAMVAVAPSREELNQLAESLANAEIMRHEELRARLNQEQTVVQTFPPADGYAFNSSYKRLQMLDQDAAVAAFKHAISRHVDGRFDADSRSQQTLFAKSKYDFVARNNTELSVIKDEVVEVVDDRKQWWKVRNGCGASGYVPNNILEITKAVDITGRGEPIYSHTIQKQTSRTDLVPSKPVVTPMPPAPTPPPPAPAPARLPTPPLPPPAVEPPKMVASSSTVSRQNSNTSSDNGSVAMRENNNQRPANSNRRKSNMEEVQDELMHRLTLGRSAQKKFPVPSRSGSMPPVSITYESSPEHVKAWLEAKGFSPVTITSLGVLTGAQLFSLNKEELRTVCPDDGARVFSQVTVQKAALERSSGSELQEIMRRRQEKLAASTVDSGVESFDEGSTH
- the eps8a gene encoding epidermal growth factor receptor kinase substrate 8a isoform X7; its protein translation is MNGYEPPALASGIFSSSSSQINGHGSQSPEPSNNKAKSSAKALYEQRKHFTKTSINSLTDTSQYHVEHLTTFVLDRKDGMITVDDGIRRLRLLDAKGKVWTQEMLLQVEEKTVSLIDLETKNELENYPIGMIQHCQAVMNACSFDSILALVCKDSGQTKPDLHLFQCDDIKAILIHADIESAMIDAKGGKVKKRPEALKMILKSDGIIPPPPAAPAPEPPVTSNQLDVKSRAAAWSAWTNEQQDYEKQRQVCLEDGPVEMTAARVDRDVQILNHLLDDIEFFVTKLQKAAEAFTELAKRKKTKKGKKRGPGEGVLTLRSQPPGEDEFVHCLQKFKHAFNQLGKLKDHIQNPSADDLLHFLFTPLKMVVQTSGSVDLARSIVVPLLTREAIDFLHGSGTAEERHLWVALGDGWTKCRLEWPKDHYFPPCVLRFRDGWEPPVLPAMVAVAPSREELNQLAESLANAEIMRHEELRARLNQEQTVVQTFPPADGYAFNSSYKRLQMLDQDAAVAAFKHAISRHVDGRFDADSRSQQTLFAKSKYDFVARNNTELSVIKDEVVEVVDDRKQWWKVRNGCGASGYVPNNILEITKAVDITGRGEPIYSHTIQQTSRTDLVPSKPVVTPMPPAPTPPPPAPAPARLPTPPLPPPAVEPPKMVASSSTVSRQNSNTSSDNGSVAMRENNNQRPANSNRRKSNMEEVQDELMHRLTLGRSAQKKFPVPSRSGSMPPVSITYESSPEHVKAWLEAKGFSPVTITSLGVLTGAQLFSLNKEELRTVCPDDGARVFSQVTVQKAALERSSGSELQEIMRRRQEKLAASTVDSGVESFDEGSTH
- the eps8a gene encoding epidermal growth factor receptor kinase substrate 8a isoform X4; this translates as MNGYEPPALASGIFSSSSSQINGHGSQSPEPSNNKAKSSAKALYEQRKHFTKTSINSLTDTSQYHVEHLTTFVLDRKDGMITVDDGIRRLRLLDAKGKVWTQEMLLQVEEKTVSLIDLETKNELENYPIGMIQHCQAVMNACSFDSILALVCKDSGQTKPDLHLFQCDDIKAILIHADIESAMIDAKGGKVKKRPEALKMILKSDGIIPPPPAAPAPEPPVTSNQLDVKSRAAAWSAWTNEQQDYEKQRQVCLEDGPVEMTAARVDRDVQILNHLLDDIEFFVTKLQKAAEAFTELAKRKKTKKGKKRGPGEGVLTLRSQPPGEDEFVHCLQKFKHAFNQLGKLKDHIQNPSADDLLHFLFTPLKMVVQTSGSVDLARSIVVPLLTREAIDFLHGSGTAEERHLWVALGDGWTKCRLEWPKDHYFPPCVLRFRDGWEPPVLPAMVAVAPSREELNQLAESLANAEIMRHEELRARLNQEQTVVQTFPPADGYAFNSSYKRLQMLDQDAAVAAFKHAISRHVDGRFDADSRSQQTLFAKSKYDFVARNNTELSVIKDEVVEVVDDRKQWWKVRNGCGASGYVPNNILEITKAVDITGRGEPIYSHTIQQLLGELNEKQTSRTDLVPSKPVVTPMPPAPTPPPPAPAPARLPTPPLPPPAVEPPKMVASSSTVSRQNSNTSSDNGSVAMRENNNQRPANSNRRKSNMEEVQDELMHRLTLGRSAQKKFPVPSRSGSMPPVSITYESSPEHVKAWLEAKGFSPVTITSLGVLTGAQLFSLNKEELRTVCPDDGARVFSQVTVQKAALERSSGSELQEIMRRRQEKLAASTVDSGVESFDEGSTH
- the eps8a gene encoding epidermal growth factor receptor kinase substrate 8a isoform X9 translates to MNGYEPPALASGIFSSSSSQINGHGSQSPEPSNNKAKSSAKALYEQRKHFTKTSINSLTDTSQYHVEHLTTFVLDRKDGMITVDDGIRRLRLLDAKGKVWTQEMLLQVEEKTVSLIDLETKNELENYPIGMIQHCQAVMNACSFDSILALVCKDSGQTKPDLHLFQCDDIKAILIHADIESAMIDAKGGKVKKRPEALKMILKSDGIIPPPPAAPAPEPPVTSNQLDVKSRAAAWSAWTNEQQDYEKQRQVCLEDGPVEMTAARVDRDVQILNHLLDDIEFFVTKLQKAAEAFTELAKRKKTKKGKKRGPGEGVLTLRSQPPGEDEFVHCLQKFKHAFNQLGKLKDHIQNPSADDLLHFLFTPLKMVVQTSGSVDLARSIVVPLLTREAIDFLHGSGTAEERHLWVALGDGWTKCRLEWPKDHYFPPCVLRFRDGWEPPVLPAMVAVAPSREELNQLAESLANAEIMRHEELRARLNQETVVQTFPPADGRFDADSRSQQTLFAKSKYDFVARNNTELSVIKDEVVEVVDDRKQWWKVRNGCGASGYVPNNILEITKAVDITGRGEPIYSHTIQLMMPKKEFELFKQLLGELNEKQTSRTDLVPSKPVVTPMPPAPTPPPPAPAPARLPTPPLPPPAVEPPKMVASSSTVSRQNSNTSSDNGSVAMRENNNQRPANSNRRKSNMEEVQDELMHRLTLGRSAQKKFPVPSRSGSMPPVSITYESSPEHVKAWLEAKGFSPVTITSLGVLTGAQLFSLNKEELRTVCPDDGARVFSQVTVQKAALERSSGSELQEIMRRRQEKLAASTVDSGVESFDEGSTH
- the eps8a gene encoding epidermal growth factor receptor kinase substrate 8a isoform X3, with product MNGYEPPALASGIFSSSSSQINGHGSQSPEPSNNKAKSSAKALYEQRKHFTKTSINSLTDTSQYHVEHLTTFVLDRKDGMITVDDGIRRLRLLDAKGKVWTQEMLLQVEEKTVSLIDLETKNELENYPIGMIQHCQAVMNACSFDSILALVCKDSGQTKPDLHLFQCDDIKAILIHADIESAMIDAKGGKVKKRPEALKMILKSDGIIPPPPAAPAPEPPVTSNQLDVKSRAAAWSAWTNEQQDYEKQRQVCLEDGPVEMTAARVDRDVQILNHLLDDIEFFVTKLQKAAEAFTELAKRKKTKKGKKRGPGEGVLTLRSQPPGEDEFVHCLQKFKHAFNQLGKLKDHIQNPSADDLLHFLFTPLKMVVQTSGSVDLARSIVVPLLTREAIDFLHGSGTAEERHLWVALGDGWTKCRLEWPKDHYFPPCVLRFRDGWEPPVLPAMVAVAPSREELNQLAESLANAEIMRHEELRARLNQEQTVVQTFPPADGYAFNSSYKRLQMLDQDAAVAAFKHAISRHVDGRFDADSRSQQTLFAKSKYDFVARNNTELSVIKDEVVEVVDDRKQWWKVRNGCGASGYVPNNILEITKAVDITGRGEPIYSHTIQLMMPKKEFELFKQLLGELNEQTSRTDLVPSKPVVTPMPPAPTPPPPAPAPARLPTPPLPPPAVEPPKMVASSSTVSRQNSNTSSDNGSVAMRENNNQRPANSNRRKSNMEEVQDELMHRLTLGRSAQKKFPVPSRSGSMPPVSITYESSPEHVKAWLEAKGFSPVTITSLGVLTGAQLFSLNKEELRTVCPDDGARVFSQVTVQKAALERSSGSELQEIMRRRQEKLAASTVDSGVESFDEGSTH
- the eps8a gene encoding epidermal growth factor receptor kinase substrate 8a isoform X8; translated protein: MNGYEPPALASGIFSSSSSQINGHGSQSPEPSNNKAKSSAKALYEQRKHFTKTSINSLTDTSQYHVEHLTTFVLDRKDGMITVDDGIRRLRLLDAKGKVWTQEMLLQVEEKTVSLIDLETKNELENYPIGMIQHCQAVMNACSFDSILALVCKDSGQTKPDLHLFQCDDIKAILIHADIESAMIDAKGGKVKKRPEALKMILKSDGIIPPPPAAPAPEPPVTSNQLDVKSRAAAWSAWTNEQQDYEKQRQVCLEDGPVEMTAARVDRDVQILNHLLDDIEFFVTKLQKAAEAFTELAKRKKTKKGKKRGPGEGVLTLRSQPPGEDEFVHCLQKFKHAFNQLGKLKDHIQNPSADDLLHFLFTPLKMVVQTSGSVDLARSIVVPLLTREAIDFLHGSGTAEERHLWVALGDGWTKCRLEWPKDHYFPPCVLRFRDGWEPPVLPAMVAVAPSREELNQLAESLANAEIMRHEELRARLNQEQTVVQTFPPADGRFDADSRSQQTLFAKSKYDFVARNNTELSVIKDEVVEVVDDRKQWWKVRNGCGASGYVPNNILEITKAVDITGRGEPIYSHTIQLMMPKKEFELFKQLLGELNEKQTSRTDLVPSKPVVTPMPPAPTPPPPAPAPARLPTPPLPPPAVEPPKMVASSSTVSRQNSNTSSDNGSVAMRENNNQRPANSNRRKSNMEEVQDELMHRLTLGRSAQKKFPVPSRSGSMPPVSITYESSPEHVKAWLEAKGFSPVTITSLGVLTGAQLFSLNKEELRTVCPDDGARVFSQVTVQKAALERSSGSELQEIMRRRQEKLAASTVDSGVESFDEGSTH
- the eps8a gene encoding epidermal growth factor receptor kinase substrate 8a isoform X5; translation: MNGYEPPALASGIFSSSSSQINGHGSQSPEPSNNKAKSSAKALYEQRKHFTKTSINSLTDTSQYHVEHLTTFVLDRKDGMITVDDGIRRLRLLDAKGKVWTQEMLLQVEEKTVSLIDLETKNELENYPIGMIQHCQAVMNACSFDSILALVCKDSGQTKPDLHLFQCDDIKAILIHADIESAMIDAKGGKVKKRPEALKMILKSDGIIPPPPAAPAPEPPVTSNQLDVKSRAAAWSAWTNEQQDYEKQRQVCLEDGPVEMTAARVDRDVQILNHLLDDIEFFVTKLQKAAEAFTELAKRKKTKKGKKRGPGEGVLTLRSQPPGEDEFVHCLQKFKHAFNQLGKLKDHIQNPSADDLLHFLFTPLKMVVQTSGSVDLARSIVVPLLTREAIDFLHGSGTAEERHLWVALGDGWTKCRLEWPKDHYFPPCVLRFRDGWEPPVLPAMVAVAPSREELNQLAESLANAEIMRHEELRARLNQEQTVVQTFPPADGYAFNSSYKRLQMLDQDAAVAAFKHAISRHVDGRFDADSRSQQTLFAKSKYDFVARNNTELSVIKDEVVEVVDDRKQWWKVRNGCGASGYVPNNILEITKAVDITGRGEPIYSHTIQQLLGELNEQTSRTDLVPSKPVVTPMPPAPTPPPPAPAPARLPTPPLPPPAVEPPKMVASSSTVSRQNSNTSSDNGSVAMRENNNQRPANSNRRKSNMEEVQDELMHRLTLGRSAQKKFPVPSRSGSMPPVSITYESSPEHVKAWLEAKGFSPVTITSLGVLTGAQLFSLNKEELRTVCPDDGARVFSQVTVQKAALERSSGSELQEIMRRRQEKLAASTVDSGVESFDEGSTH
- the eps8a gene encoding epidermal growth factor receptor kinase substrate 8a isoform X10 → MNGYEPPALASGIFSSSSSQINGHGSQSPEPSNNKAKSSAKALYEQRKHFTKTSINSLTDTSQYHVEHLTTFVLDRKDGMITVDDGIRRLRLLDAKGKVWTQEMLLQVEEKTVSLIDLETKNELENYPIGMIQHCQAVMNACSFDSILALVCKDSGQTKPDLHLFQCDDIKAILIHADIESAMIDAKGGKVKKRPEALKMILKSDGIIPPPPAAPAPEPPVTSNQLDVKSRAAAWSAWTNEQQDYEKQRQVCLEDGPVEMTAARVDRDVQILNHLLDDIEFFVTKLQKAAEAFTELAKRKKTKKGKKRGPGEGVLTLRSQPPGEDEFVHCLQKFKHAFNQLGKLKDHIQNPSADDLLHFLFTPLKMVVQTSGSVDLARSIVVPLLTREAIDFLHGSGTAEERHLWVALGDGWTKCRLEWPKDHYFPPCVLRFRDGWEPPVLPAMVAVAPSREELNQLAESLANAEIMRHEELRARLNQEQTVVQTFPPADGYAFNSSYKRLQMLDQDAAVAAFKHAISRHVDGRFDADSRSQQTLFAKSKYDFVARNNTELSVIKDEVVEVVDDRKQWWKVRNGCGASGYVPNNILEITKAVDITGRGEPIYSHTIQLMMPKKEFELFKQLLGELNEKQTSRTDLVPSKPVVTPMPPAPTPPPPAPAPARLPTPPLPPPAVEPPKMVASSSTVSRQNSNTSSDNGSVAMRENNNQRPANSNRRKSNMEEVQDELMHRLTLGRSAQKKFPVPSRSGSMPPVSITYESSPEHVKAWLEAKGFSPVTITSLGVLTGAQLFSLNKEELRTVCPDDGARVFSQVTVQKAALEVFF